One genomic window of Nakamurella panacisegetis includes the following:
- a CDS encoding ABC transporter ATP-binding protein has protein sequence MINVENLTKRYAHHLAVDNVSFRCEVGSITGFLGPNGAGKSTTLRMLTGLTPPTSGHVTIDGSSYARLPNPGRLIGVMLDAAAQHPGRTGLETLKLTARLLDVPAKEAVQMLDRVGLAGAAKRRVGNYSLGMRQRLGIGNALLGDPSVLVLDEPANGMDPEGIRWMRGLLQDFAAGGGTVLLSSHLLGEVQATVDRLVVIGNGRIVADGSLDEMLAGSGTVVRAVDGPALAAALAGAGLTATTRDDGSLHVVGSAEEVGRVAAASGAVLTALGEGGGLEDVFFRLTSPAAA, from the coding sequence CACCTCGCGGTCGACAACGTCTCCTTCCGGTGCGAGGTCGGCTCCATCACCGGCTTCCTCGGGCCCAACGGCGCCGGCAAGTCGACCACCCTGCGCATGCTCACCGGTCTGACGCCGCCGACCTCGGGCCACGTCACCATCGACGGGTCGTCCTACGCGCGGCTGCCCAATCCAGGGCGGCTGATCGGCGTCATGCTCGATGCCGCGGCCCAGCACCCGGGCCGCACCGGTCTGGAGACCCTGAAGCTCACCGCCCGCCTGCTGGACGTTCCGGCGAAGGAGGCCGTCCAGATGCTGGATCGGGTCGGTCTGGCCGGCGCGGCCAAGCGTCGCGTCGGCAACTACTCGTTGGGCATGCGGCAGCGCCTCGGCATCGGGAACGCCCTGCTCGGGGATCCGTCGGTGCTGGTGCTGGACGAACCGGCCAACGGCATGGACCCGGAGGGCATCCGCTGGATGCGCGGGCTGCTGCAGGACTTCGCCGCCGGCGGCGGGACGGTGCTGCTCTCCAGCCACCTGTTGGGCGAGGTGCAGGCCACCGTCGATCGCCTGGTGGTGATCGGCAACGGCCGCATCGTCGCCGACGGGTCCTTGGACGAGATGCTCGCCGGTAGTGGGACGGTCGTCCGGGCGGTCGACGGTCCGGCCCTGGCCGCGGCCCTGGCCGGCGCCGGACTCACCGCAACCACCCGGGACGACGGCTCCCTGCACGTCGTCGGCTCGGCCGAAGAGGTCGGTCGGGTCGCCGCCGCGTCCGGAGCCGTCCTGACCGCCTTGGGCGAGGGCGGTGGTCTGGAGGACGTGTTCTTCCGCCTCACCAGCCCCGCCGCCGCCTGA